TCGCGCGGCTGAAAGCGGCCGGCCGGCGAGTCAAGTTCCTCTACACCGTCCCGAGCTTTCACAACCCGGCTGGTGTGACCCTCAGCTGGGAGCGCCGGCTTGAGATCCTCGAAATCGCACGCCAGAACGACATCCTGGTCCTCGAAGACAACCCCTATGGCTTGCTGTATTTCAACGAGGGTCCGCCAGCGGCCATGCGCTCCGTTGAGCAGGAGGGCGTCGTGTACCTGGGCACCTTCTCCAAGACGCTGGCCCCGGGTTTCCGTGTCGGTTGGGCGCTCGCCCCCCATGCCATCCGCGAGAAGCTCATCCTCGCCAACGAGGCCGCCGTTCTCAGCCCGAGTTCGTTCAGCCAGCTCGTCATCTCGGAGTATCTGTCCGACGCCGATTGGCGCGGACAGATCGACACTTTCCGGAGTGTGTACCGAGAGCGCAAGGAGACGATGATCTCAGCGCTGGAGGAGCATCTCCCCGAGCTCACCTGGACGAACCCCCGTGGTGGCTTCTATGTCTGGCTCACCCTTCCTCCACACCTCGATTCCAAGGCGATGCTGCCACGAGCAGTGACCGAGTTGGTCGCCTATACGCCAGGAACGGCCTTCTTCGCCGATGGTTCCGGCACCCAGAACATCCGTCTTTCGTTCTGCTATCCGACCCCCGAGAACATCCGCGTCGGCATTCGCCGTCTCGCCAATGTGATCAATGGCGAACAGGATCTCCTCGACACATTCGCCGGCACGGGACCGCTCACTGCCACCCGGCCCGGCAAACCCAACGCCAACCCGCCGACCGACCTGCAGTGAGTCCCGCAGAAGAGAAAGAGCTGATCATGCCCGAGAAATCATCACTCGACATCGTCGTTCTCACAGGTGGTATCTCACACGAACGTGACATCTCCCTCCGCAGTGGGCGACGTGTTGCCGATGGGCTTCAGTCACTCGGAAACCGAGTGACGGTCCGCGAGCCGGATGC
Above is a genomic segment from Leifsonia xyli subsp. xyli str. CTCB07 containing:
- a CDS encoding PLP-dependent aminotransferase family protein; the encoded protein is MTEQGSPRQQGNNLDPWYTHYAQRTSGLAASEVRALFAVASRPEVVSLAGGMPYVDALPEDLVIGAMDRVMRERGPVALQYGSGQGVPALREQILDVMALEGISGSADDVIVTTGSQHALELFSKLFIDPGDVVLAEGPSYVTAMVIFRSYQAEVDHIPMDEHGLIPEALREHIARLKAAGRRVKFLYTVPSFHNPAGVTLSWERRLEILEIARQNDILVLEDNPYGLLYFNEGPPAAMRSVEQEGVVYLGTFSKTLAPGFRVGWALAPHAIREKLILANEAAVLSPSSFSQLVISEYLSDADWRGQIDTFRSVYRERKETMISALEEHLPELTWTNPRGGFYVWLTLPPHLDSKAMLPRAVTELVAYTPGTAFFADGSGTQNIRLSFCYPTPENIRVGIRRLANVINGEQDLLDTFAGTGPLTATRPGKPNANPPTDLQ